In Bactrocera oleae isolate idBacOlea1 chromosome 5, idBacOlea1, whole genome shotgun sequence, a genomic segment contains:
- the mst gene encoding protein misato isoform X1, protein MSSTREIVTLQFGNYANYIGAHWWNIQESSFSYNPEDAPSEISHDVLYREGVNLNRQVTYTPRLLLVDLDGSLKHLPREGELYGNSIKRTTEGVESIDDVKKIKAELENMSTDVEVVEQPHASKHDFQKDLEDPVIDIQEKNYDLADNVDTWTDYLYARYHPRTVNIVNDYKHSTEKQTFDTYACGVQLWKTEQFEDEFCDKIRQYVEECDFLQGFQTLFDCFNGYSGLATACMEYLNDEYGKANFALPVYSPRNTPFENADEPMSDSIRVVNSALAFHKLSEQASLFVPLSTSDRVWRQLGTARQLRSLTYQPDNLYQTSAVLAAYLDTISLRYRLRNAPSAYSLAGFCGDLNNYGRKLAAAAFTLPFPMQQKQDLIDCLDQFEGPIFTSLTPNCSIGTDYVIQTLCVRGITRERLKQPLEKAKEQMRMAAYKCDSVSEMFQLYLQCANHASMSHVASVSMAMPTRIPFPNEMFGEEMTKLGFLSPTTKRQPEEKVVSVPTLAAVQSSSELGDTLETLHREAKRVKIAKLHRYKAAGLEEDDYVDALEQLLLFKDNYEDNFEL, encoded by the exons ATGTCCTCTACACGTGAGATTGTTACATTACAATTTGGCAACTATGCAAACTATATTGGAGCACATTGGTGGAATATACAG gaATCAAGCTTTAGCTATAATCCGGAAGATGCGCCTTCAGAAATTTCTCACGACGTATTGTACAGGGAAGGTGTTAATTTAAAT AGACAGGTAACATATACACCTCGTCTATTGCTTGTTGATTTAGATGGGTCCCTAAAGCATCTTCCGCGTGAAGGTGAGCTATATGGAAATAGTATAAAACGTACAACAGAAGGCGTAGAATCAATTGATGatgtaaagaaaattaaagcggAGCTGGAAAACATGTCCACAGATGTGGAAGTGGTAGAGCAACCACATGCTAGTAAGCATGATTTCCAAAAGGATCTCGAAGATCCCGTAATCGATATACAAGAGAAAAACTATGATTTGGCTGATAATGTTGATACGTGGACGGATTATCTTTATGCTCGCTATCATCCACGAACTGTAAATATCGTTAATGATTATAAACATAGTACAGAGAAGCAAACCTTCGATACCTATGCCTGTGGTGTACAACTTTGGAAAACTGAGCAATTCGAAGATGAGTTTTGTGATAAAATACGACAATATGTGGAAGAGTGCGACTTTCTGCAAGGCTTTCAAACATTGTTTGATTGCTTTAATGGTTACTCAGGCTTAGCCACCGCATGCATGGAATACCTCAATGATGAATATGGAAAAGCAAATTTTGCTTTACCCGTCTATTCACCACGTAATACGCCGTTTGAAAATGCAG ATGAACCCATGTCAGACTCTATTCGTGTCGTTAACAGCGCATTGGCGTTCCACAAGTTAAGTGAACAAGCTTCACTGTTTGTACCGCTCAGCACAAGCGATCGTGTATGGCGACAATTGGGCACAGCGCGTCAACTGCGTTCACTTACCTATCAGCCAGATAATTTGTATCAAACTTCTGCTGTACTCGCTGCCTACTTGGATACAATTTCATTGCGTTATCGGCTGCGCAATGCGCCCAGCGCTTACTCGCTAGCTGGTTTCTGCGgtgatttaaataattacgGACGCAAATTGGCTGCTGCCGCTTTTACACTGCCATTCCCCATGCAACAAAAACAGGATCTCATTGATTGTTTGGATCAATTTGAAGGTCCGATTTTCACATCACTCACACCCAACTGCAGCATAGGCACCGATTATGTAATACAAACGTTGTGCGTACGCGGTATAACACGCGAACGTCTAAAACAGCCTTTGGAGAAGGCTAAAGAACAAATGCGCATGGCTGCTTACAAATGTGATAGCGTCTCTGAAATGTTTCAACTTTACTTGCAATGTGCGAATCATGCGAGTATGTCACATGTGGCATCGGTATCAATGGCTATGCCAACGCGTATACCATTTCCAAATGAAATGTTTGGCGAAGAAATGACAAAATTGGGTTTTCTCTCGCCAACCACAAAAAGGCAACCAGAAGAGAAAGTTGTATCTGTGCCGACGCTAGCCGCGGTACAGTCATCAAGCGAGTTGGGTGATACGCTAGAAACGCTGCATCGCGAGGCTAAACGTGTGAAAATAGCCAAACTGCATCGTTATAAAGCAGCTGGCTTAGAGGAAGATGATTATGTCGACGCGCTCGAACAGCTATTGCTGTTCAAAGACAATTACGAAGATAACTTCGAGTTGTAG
- the mst gene encoding protein misato isoform X2, with protein sequence MSTDVEVVEQPHASKHDFQKDLEDPVIDIQEKNYDLADNVDTWTDYLYARYHPRTVNIVNDYKHSTEKQTFDTYACGVQLWKTEQFEDEFCDKIRQYVEECDFLQGFQTLFDCFNGYSGLATACMEYLNDEYGKANFALPVYSPRNTPFENADEPMSDSIRVVNSALAFHKLSEQASLFVPLSTSDRVWRQLGTARQLRSLTYQPDNLYQTSAVLAAYLDTISLRYRLRNAPSAYSLAGFCGDLNNYGRKLAAAAFTLPFPMQQKQDLIDCLDQFEGPIFTSLTPNCSIGTDYVIQTLCVRGITRERLKQPLEKAKEQMRMAAYKCDSVSEMFQLYLQCANHASMSHVASVSMAMPTRIPFPNEMFGEEMTKLGFLSPTTKRQPEEKVVSVPTLAAVQSSSELGDTLETLHREAKRVKIAKLHRYKAAGLEEDDYVDALEQLLLFKDNYEDNFEL encoded by the exons ATGTCCACAGATGTGGAAGTGGTAGAGCAACCACATGCTAGTAAGCATGATTTCCAAAAGGATCTCGAAGATCCCGTAATCGATATACAAGAGAAAAACTATGATTTGGCTGATAATGTTGATACGTGGACGGATTATCTTTATGCTCGCTATCATCCACGAACTGTAAATATCGTTAATGATTATAAACATAGTACAGAGAAGCAAACCTTCGATACCTATGCCTGTGGTGTACAACTTTGGAAAACTGAGCAATTCGAAGATGAGTTTTGTGATAAAATACGACAATATGTGGAAGAGTGCGACTTTCTGCAAGGCTTTCAAACATTGTTTGATTGCTTTAATGGTTACTCAGGCTTAGCCACCGCATGCATGGAATACCTCAATGATGAATATGGAAAAGCAAATTTTGCTTTACCCGTCTATTCACCACGTAATACGCCGTTTGAAAATGCAG ATGAACCCATGTCAGACTCTATTCGTGTCGTTAACAGCGCATTGGCGTTCCACAAGTTAAGTGAACAAGCTTCACTGTTTGTACCGCTCAGCACAAGCGATCGTGTATGGCGACAATTGGGCACAGCGCGTCAACTGCGTTCACTTACCTATCAGCCAGATAATTTGTATCAAACTTCTGCTGTACTCGCTGCCTACTTGGATACAATTTCATTGCGTTATCGGCTGCGCAATGCGCCCAGCGCTTACTCGCTAGCTGGTTTCTGCGgtgatttaaataattacgGACGCAAATTGGCTGCTGCCGCTTTTACACTGCCATTCCCCATGCAACAAAAACAGGATCTCATTGATTGTTTGGATCAATTTGAAGGTCCGATTTTCACATCACTCACACCCAACTGCAGCATAGGCACCGATTATGTAATACAAACGTTGTGCGTACGCGGTATAACACGCGAACGTCTAAAACAGCCTTTGGAGAAGGCTAAAGAACAAATGCGCATGGCTGCTTACAAATGTGATAGCGTCTCTGAAATGTTTCAACTTTACTTGCAATGTGCGAATCATGCGAGTATGTCACATGTGGCATCGGTATCAATGGCTATGCCAACGCGTATACCATTTCCAAATGAAATGTTTGGCGAAGAAATGACAAAATTGGGTTTTCTCTCGCCAACCACAAAAAGGCAACCAGAAGAGAAAGTTGTATCTGTGCCGACGCTAGCCGCGGTACAGTCATCAAGCGAGTTGGGTGATACGCTAGAAACGCTGCATCGCGAGGCTAAACGTGTGAAAATAGCCAAACTGCATCGTTATAAAGCAGCTGGCTTAGAGGAAGATGATTATGTCGACGCGCTCGAACAGCTATTGCTGTTCAAAGACAATTACGAAGATAACTTCGAGTTGTAG